AGCATCCCTTGATCCAGGTCCACGAGCAGGTACTTCCCGCGGCGACGCACCGCAAGAACGCGCAATCCATGCAATGCCTCTGGCGGACGGCCAAGCGGCCAGCGCAGCGCCTTGCCCAGGGCCACGGATTCGATCACGGCTCCGGCCATGGCGTCCGCCACGCCGCGGCGCGTAACTTCCACTTCTGGCAACTCAGGCATGGCGATGCACCTCGGCGACACGGATGACCATGGATTATTATGGTTCGATGGAGCAATCACATCGACTTAGGGGTGCCGCATTACTGTGTGCACTGTGGGCCGCCGCCGCACATTCTCAGGCAGCACCGGCCGCTCCTCCCCCCACCGCCAAGGCGTCTCCACCCCAACTGGAAGCCGAGGTGATACCAAACAGTGAAACACGTGCCGCATTGGATGCGGAACTGTTCTACGAGATTCTGGTGGGCGAACTCAGTACCGCCAGCGGTGATCCCGGCACGGGCTATTCGCTCATTCTCGAGGCGGCGCGCCGGAGCAATGATTCCCAGCTTTACCGGCGTGCCACGGACATCGCACTGCAATCTCGTTCCGGCGAATATGCACTGGCGTCCGCACGCGCATGGAAGGAAGCCCAGCCACAGTCCCGTGAAGCCAACCGGTACGTGCTCCAGATCCTGATCGCACTGAACCGCATTGAGGAAACTGCCGATCTGCTCAAGCAAGAGCTTGCCCAATCTCCCGCCAAGGACAAGCTGCTGACGCTGCAGGCCATTCCCCAACTCTACGGACGCGCCACGGACAAGGCAGCTGCGGCTGCCGTGGTCGAGAAGGCCCTGGCGGAGCAACTGGAAAATCCTGCGGCCGGTCCGATTGCCTGGGCCACCCTGGGCCGCATGCGCCTTGCCGCAGGCGATCGCAAGGGCGCATTGGAAGCTGCCCGCAAGTCCCAGGCACAGGATGCCTCACTCGATACCTCGGCATTGCTGGCCCTGCAGCTGGTCGAAGAGGGAGAGGCCAATGCAGAGCCACTGGTTGCCCGCTATCTGGCCGCTGCGCCACGGCCCGAGATCCGGATGGCATATGCCCGGGTATTGCTGGGCCTGCAGCGCTACACGGAAGCGGGGGTGCAGCTCGACACGCTTACCCGGGAGTCGCCCGAGATGGCCGAGGCGTGGCTGCTCAAGGCCACATTGCACCTGCAGGCAGATCGCCTCTCGGCAGCAGAATCCTCGCTGGAGCAATTCGAGCGTCTGGTGCAGGCCTATCCGGCCAACGACCCTCGCAAGGCGGCCATCACGCAGGCATATCTTCTGCGAGCGCAGATTGCCGAAAAGCGCGGCAATTACCCCGAAGCGGAGTCCTGGCTTGGGAAGATCGACAACGCATCTGAGCTGCTGAGTGCGCAGACGCGGCGTGCTTCGCTGCTGGCGCGCCAGGGCAAGCTGCCGGAGGCCATCGCACTCATCCGCCGGTTGCCGGCCAAGAACGCCCAGGAGGAGCGGTTGAAGCTGGTGGCCGAAGTGCAAGTGCTGCGCGAGGCAAAGCAATACCAGCAAGCCTTCGAGGTGCAGGCCAAGGCCGTCGCTTTGGCGCCCGATGACTATGACCTCGTGTACGACCAGGCCATGCTTGCAGAAAAGGCAGGCGACCTGGCCGGCATGGAAAAGCTGCTGCGCCAGATCATCGAAAAGCGCCCGGACTACCACCACGCCTACAACGCACTCGGCTACTCGCTGGCAGAGCGCGGCATCCGGCTGCAGGAGGCCCGGCAGCTGATCTCCAAGGCGCTAGAGTTTGCACCCAAGGACCCCTTCATCACCGACAGCCTGGGCTGGGTGGAATTCCGCCTGGGCAACCGGGCAGAAGCCGCCAGGCTGCTGGCCGATGCCTTCCAGCGGCAACCCGATCCCGAGATCGCGGCGCACCTGGGCGAAGTGCTCTGGTCCATGGGGGAGCGCACCCGCGCCACCGAAGTGTGGAGAGAAGGCCTGCGATTGAACAAGGACAACGCCACGCTCCAGGAAACGCTCAAACGCCTGAAGGTCAGTCCATGACACCTTGGCCCATGGACTCACTGCGCAGGAGGCTTCTGGGCGCTGCAGCGCTGGGCGCAATGACCGGCCTGGCTGGCTGCGCCGACGTGCGCCGCCCCAACCGTCCGGACGCGATGGGGGCGGAGTCGGCTTCGCGGCAATGGAGTGGCCGCATGGCCTTGCAGGTCGACGACGCCTCCACCGCGCCTGTCAATGCCGGCTTCGAATTGACCGGGCAGGCACGGCAGGGGGAGCTGGTTCTGCTCAATCCCCTAGGCAATGTGCTGGCCACGCTGGAGTGGTCACCCTCGGGTGCCGTGTTGCAAAAAGGCTCCGAACGCCGCGAATCGCCGTCGCTGGACACCCTGGTCACCGAACTCACCGGGAGCCCGCTGCCCGTCGCAGCCCTCTTCGAGTGGCTGCAGGGCAACCCCATGGATGTTCCAGGCTGGGAGGTCGACCTCACGGGCGTAGGCAATGGAAGACTGACCGCACACCGCCAAACCCCCCTGCCGCAAGCGACGCTGCGCATTGCACTGGACCGCTGAAAGACCGACCGCCGAAACCCGGCCCCTTGTTGATGCGCGCGCTGTACGACCTGCCTGCCCCGGCCAAGCTGAACCTTTTCCTGCACATCACCGGCCGCCGCCCGGATGGCTACCACCTGCTGCAATCGGCATTCATGCTGATCGACTGGTGCGACACCCTGCATTTCGAACTGCGCCAGGGTGGCCGCATCAGCCGGGACGATGTTCGTTGGGCCCTGCCCGCCGATGACCTGTGCACGCGCGCGGCCCGGGCCCTTCAGGAATCGACCGGCACACACCAGGGCGTGCACATCACCCTGGAGAAGTCCATTCCTGCGCAGGCCGGCATGGGCGGCGGATCGTCGGATGCGGCGACCACGCTGATCGCCCTGAACCGGCTGTGGGCGCTGGGCCTGGGCCAGCACGAACTCGAACGCATCGGGCTGTCGCTCGGTGCCGACGTGCCGTTCTTCCTGCGCGGACACAACGCCTGGGTGGAAGGAATCGGCGAGACCCTCCTGCCGCTCGCCGAGGACAACGCCCTTCCGGATGCCCGCTTCATCGTGGTCAAGCCCGAGGCCGGCTTGGACACGAAGTCGATTTTTTCGTCTTCTTCGCTGGAGCGCAATTTGGATAGTGCTACAATCTCAGGCTTTGCTGCAGCACACTACCGATTCGGCAGGAACGTACTGCAGCCGGTCGCAGAGGCACTCTGTCCCGAAGTTTCCCAAGCCATTCAATGGCTGGCTGACAAGGGGCTGAATGCCAGAATGACCGGCTCGGGAAGTGCAGTGTTTGCGCAAATGTCACATGAGATCGATTTATTCGATCTACCCGCCAAATGGAGGGCAAAAATATGTGACAATCTGAGGCTTCACCCACTCGCTGGGTGGTCAGCAGATAGAGATTGCGGTTGATTGCCATCAGGCAGTTGACCTGTGTAGGGGAGTCGCCAAGCTGGTTAAGGCACCGGATTTTGATTCCGGCATGCGAAGGTTCGAATCCTTCTTCCCCTGCCAAATACTTTCCGCATACGGGCTTTTCTTTTCAGACTGCTGGGTCTTTCATGCAAGCCAATCACCCCGACTTCATGGTTTTCACCGGCAATGCCAATCCTGGCATGGCGGCTGAAATCGCCCAGCACCTCGGCACCACGCTGGGTGCAGCCGATGTGGGCCGCTTCTCCGACGGCGAAGTCACCGTCGAAATCAAGCAGAACGTCCGTGCCCGCGATGTGTTCGTCGTGCAGTCCACCTGCGCGCCGACCAACGACAACCTCATGGAACTGCTGATCATGGTCGATGCGCTCAAGCGCGCATCCGCCGAACGCATCAGCGCGGTGATTCCCTACTTCGGCTATGCCCGCCAGGACCGCCGCCCACGCTCCACGCGCGTTCCGATCTCAGCCAAGGTGGTGGCCAACATGCTGCAGGCCGTGGGTGTCGCCCGCGTGCTGACGATGGACCTGCATGCAGACCAGATCCAGGGCTTCTTCGACATTCCGGTGGACAACATCTACGCGTCGCCGGTGCTGCTCGGGGACCTGCGCCAGAAGAATTACGAAGACCTAATCGTGGTGTCGCCGGACGTCGGCGGCGTGGTGCGCGCACGCGCGCTGGCCAAGCAGCTGAACTGCGATCTCGCCATCATCGACAAGCGCCGTCCGAAAGCCAACGTGTCTGAGGTGATGCACGTGATCGGCGACATCGAAGGCCGCAACTGCGTGATCATGGACGACATGATCGACACGGCCGGCACGCTCGTGAAGGCGGCGGAAGTGCTCAAGGAGCGCGGCGCCAAGAAGGTGTATGCCTATTGCACGCACCCGATCTTCTCGGGCCCCGCCATCGACCGCATCACCCAGGGCGATGCGCTCGACGAGGTGGTGGTGACCAACACGATCCCCCTGAGCGATGCCGGGCGGGGTTGCACCAAGATTCGCCAACTGTCCGTGGCGCCGCTGATCGGAGAGACGATCCAGCGCATTGCCAAGGGCGAGTCGGTGATGAGCCTGTTCTCGGACTGACGGGATTCCTCCCCGGCTGCACGGCCCCTCGGCCGCTGCAGGTGACAAGCCTCCTTCGGGAGGCTTGTGCATTCGAGAACCCATGGGCCCGCTGCCACGACGGCGCGGGTCTTTTTCAAACGAGGGCCCGCTGGTCGCGGCCGGCCCCTACAGGAGAGAAACATGAACTTCGTCGCTTTTGAGCGCGCCAAGCAAGGTACGGGTGCGAGCCGCCGTCTGCGCAATTCGGGCAAGACGCCCGGCATCGTCTATGGCGGTTCCGCGGAACCCCAACTGATCGAGATCGACCACAACGCTCTGTGGCACGCCCTGAAGAAGGAAGCGTTCCACTCCAGCGTGCTGGACATGGAACTCGGCGGCCAGAGCAGCAAGGTCCTGCTGCGCGACGTGCAATACCACCCCTTCAAGCAACTCGTGCTGCACATCGACTTCCAGCGCGTGGACGAGAAGACCCGCCTGCACATGAAGGTGCCACTGCACTTCTCCGGCGCCGAAGAATCCCCGGCCGTGAAGATCGACAAGTGCATGGTCAACCCCGTCGCGAACGAACTGGACGTGACCTGCATGCCGTCGGACCTGCCCGAGTTCATCAACGTGGACCTGAGCAAGCTCGAAAAGGGCCGCTCGCTGCACCTGAAGGACATCAAGCTGCCCCGTGGCGTGTCGCCCGTGGTGCGCGGTGGCCAGCAGAACCCCGTGCTGGTGTCCGTGGTGGTGCCCGTGGCCGAAGTCGAGGCTCCGGCCGAAGGCGCGGCTGCTCCTGCAGCCGCTCCCGCCAAGAAGGGCAAGAAGTAATCTTCTTGCGCTGACCTTTCGATCGCAGCCCCTGCCGGGGCTGGATCGCTGCCACGGCCCACCCGCCCCGCGCGCGTGGGCCGTTGCTTTTGGGGCGCCGTGCAGCGGCCGCCGCACCGCCTCCTCCGATAATCGCGCGCACCATGATCAAACTGTTTGTGGGCCTGGGCAATCCCGGGCCGGATTACGACGCCACGCGGCACAACGCGGGGTTCTGGTGGATCGACGGGCTGGCCCGCGAACTGAAGGTGCATCTGGTGCCCGAGCGGGCCTACCACGGCTTCGTGGCGCGGGCGAACGTGAACGGCCAGAGCGTATGGCTGCTGCAGCCGCAGACCTTCATGAACCTGTCAGGCAAGTCGGTGGCCTCGTTGGCGCGCTTCTTCAAGATCCTGCCCGAGGAAATCCTCGTGGCGCACGACGAGCTGGACATCGTCCCGGGCCAGGCGAAGCTCAAGCGCGGCGGCAGCCACGCGGGCCACAACGGGCTGCGCGACATCCACGCGCAGCTCGGCTCGGCGGACTACTGGCGGCTGCGCATCGGTATCGGCCACCCGGGCGTGAAGGCCGAGGTGCCGCACTGGGTGCTGAAGAAGCCCTCGCCGGACCATCGCGCGCAGATCGAGGACAGCATCGCGCATTCGCTCAAGGCCCACCCCGCGATGCTGGCCGGCGACATGGAGCGGGCGACGCTGCTCGTGCACACGACCAAGCCGCCCCGGCCCAAGCCCCCGCGCCCAGAGGGTATCGCCCCGGGATCGCTATCAAAAGAATAGCAAACTATTCAATGGATCCGGCGGCATGGGCATGAAAACATGCCTGCCGGCCCGTCTCAGGCGAGTTTTTCGGGCAGGGGGGCGCCCGTGAGGCGCTGGTACTTCTGCCACAGCGTCTCGCGGCTTTCGACGTGTGCGGGATTGACCGGGATGCAGGCCACCGGGCAGATCTGCACGCACTGGGGCTCGTCGAAGTGGCCGACGCATTCGGTGCACTTGTCGGGGGCGATCTCGTAGGTGGTTTCGCCGAGGTAGATGGCGTGGTTGGGGCACTCGGGCTCGCACACGTCGCAGTTGATGCACTCGTCGGTGATCATCAGGGCCATGGATGCCTCCGGGCAGCGGGGGGCACGGCCGCCGGCACTGCACGGCAGCGCGGGACGGGGGTGCGGTAAACGGACGTCATGGCGGCGATTATCCCCGCCGCCCATCCCCCTGCCCTCCCTGGGGCCGCGCGCGCTGCCGCGGGTCGGCGGCGCTCGCCGGGTTTGCCGCTATGCTGCGCCCTTCGGCACGCATCCGGCCACCGGCCCACCGGCCCACCGGCCGCTCTGCAGGTACGAAAGATCCCCGCCCCCCCCAGGAAGACGACCACCCCACCGATCGCCCGCCCCTCCTGCCGCCGCCCCATGGGATTGTTCCTTCTCAAACGCCTGCTCACGCTCGCGGCCACGCTCGCCGGGGCGTCGGCGGTCGTGTTCCTCGTGCTGGAGATCCTGCCGGGCAACGCGGCGCAGGTGATGATGGGCCCGGACGCCTCGCCCGAGGCCGTGGCCGCGCTGGCCGCGCGCCTGGGCCTGGACCAGCCCGCGCCGGTGCGCTACCTGCACTGGGTCGGCGGGCTGCTCTCGGGCCACCTGGGCGACAGCCATGCCTACGGCACGCCCGTCATCGACCTCGTGCTGGAGCGCCTGGCCCTCACCGTGCCGCTCGCGCTGATGGCGATGGCGATCACCACGGTGCTGTCGCTGCTGGCGGGCGTGTACGCCGCCTCCCACCACCGCCGCTGGGGCGACGTCGGTGTGATGGGGCTCGCGCAGATCGGCATCGCCATTCCCAACTTCTGGTTCGCGATCCTGCTGATCCTGCTGTTCTCGGTGAAGCTGCAGTGGTTCTCGGCCGGCGGCTTCCCGGGCTGGACCGAGGCCTCGGGCGGCAGCCCGCTCGCGGCGCTGCAGGCCCTGCTGCTGCCCGCCGTGTCGCTGGCGGTGGTGCAGGCGGCGATCCTCGCGCGCATCACGCGCTCGGCGGTGCTGGAGGTGCTGCGCGAGGACTTCGTGCGCACGGCGCGCGCCAAGGGCCTGACGCAGCGCGCGGCGCTCTGGGGCCACGTGCTGCGCAACGCGATGATCCCCGTGGTCACCGTGATGGGGCTGCAGTTCGCCAACTTGCTGGCCGGCACCATCGTGGTCGAGAACGTGTTCTACCTGCCGGGCCTGGGCCGGCTGATCTTCCAGTCGATCGCGAACCGCGACCTGGTCGTGGTGCGCAACTGCGTGATGCTGCTGGCGGCCATGGTGATCGTGGTGAATTTCGCGGTGGACCTGCTCTATGCGGCCATCGATCCGCGCGTGAAGGCAAGCGACCTGTGATGCAGCCCCCGCCGCCCACCGCAGGCCGCCCGGCCCCTTCCGGTGCATGGCGCCGCGCGCTGCGCCACCCGAGCTTCGCGCTGGGTGCAGGGCTCTCGCTGCTGCTGGTGCTGGCGGCGCTGCTGTCGTTCGTGTGGACGCCGGGCTCGCCCTACGACATGGACATGGAGTCCGCGCTGCGCCCGCCCGGCGCGGCGCACTGGCTGGGCACGGACGCCTTCGGGCGCGACGTGGCCTCGCTGCTGCTGGTGGGCGCGCGCAATTCGATCCTCGTGGGGGTGATCGCGGTGGGCATCGGGCTCACGGTGGGCACGGCGCTGGGGCTGCTGGCGGCGGCGCGCCGCGGCTGGGTGGAAGAAGCCGTCATGCGCCTGGCGGACTTCACGTTCGCCTTCCCCGCGATCCTCTCGGCGATCATGCTCACGGCCGTGTGGGGCGCGGGGGTGGTGAATTCGATCATCGCG
The DNA window shown above is from Acidovorax sp. NCPPB 4044 and carries:
- a CDS encoding tetratricopeptide repeat protein; translated protein: MDYYGSMEQSHRLRGAALLCALWAAAAHSQAAPAAPPPTAKASPPQLEAEVIPNSETRAALDAELFYEILVGELSTASGDPGTGYSLILEAARRSNDSQLYRRATDIALQSRSGEYALASARAWKEAQPQSREANRYVLQILIALNRIEETADLLKQELAQSPAKDKLLTLQAIPQLYGRATDKAAAAAVVEKALAEQLENPAAGPIAWATLGRMRLAAGDRKGALEAARKSQAQDASLDTSALLALQLVEEGEANAEPLVARYLAAAPRPEIRMAYARVLLGLQRYTEAGVQLDTLTRESPEMAEAWLLKATLHLQADRLSAAESSLEQFERLVQAYPANDPRKAAITQAYLLRAQIAEKRGNYPEAESWLGKIDNASELLSAQTRRASLLARQGKLPEAIALIRRLPAKNAQEERLKLVAEVQVLREAKQYQQAFEVQAKAVALAPDDYDLVYDQAMLAEKAGDLAGMEKLLRQIIEKRPDYHHAYNALGYSLAERGIRLQEARQLISKALEFAPKDPFITDSLGWVEFRLGNRAEAARLLADAFQRQPDPEIAAHLGEVLWSMGERTRATEVWREGLRLNKDNATLQETLKRLKVSP
- a CDS encoding lipoprotein insertase outer membrane protein LolB — encoded protein: MTPWPMDSLRRRLLGAAALGAMTGLAGCADVRRPNRPDAMGAESASRQWSGRMALQVDDASTAPVNAGFELTGQARQGELVLLNPLGNVLATLEWSPSGAVLQKGSERRESPSLDTLVTELTGSPLPVAALFEWLQGNPMDVPGWEVDLTGVGNGRLTAHRQTPLPQATLRIALDR
- the ispE gene encoding 4-(cytidine 5'-diphospho)-2-C-methyl-D-erythritol kinase produces the protein MRALYDLPAPAKLNLFLHITGRRPDGYHLLQSAFMLIDWCDTLHFELRQGGRISRDDVRWALPADDLCTRAARALQESTGTHQGVHITLEKSIPAQAGMGGGSSDAATTLIALNRLWALGLGQHELERIGLSLGADVPFFLRGHNAWVEGIGETLLPLAEDNALPDARFIVVKPEAGLDTKSIFSSSSLERNLDSATISGFAAAHYRFGRNVLQPVAEALCPEVSQAIQWLADKGLNARMTGSGSAVFAQMSHEIDLFDLPAKWRAKICDNLRLHPLAGWSADRDCG
- a CDS encoding ribose-phosphate pyrophosphokinase; the protein is MQANHPDFMVFTGNANPGMAAEIAQHLGTTLGAADVGRFSDGEVTVEIKQNVRARDVFVVQSTCAPTNDNLMELLIMVDALKRASAERISAVIPYFGYARQDRRPRSTRVPISAKVVANMLQAVGVARVLTMDLHADQIQGFFDIPVDNIYASPVLLGDLRQKNYEDLIVVSPDVGGVVRARALAKQLNCDLAIIDKRRPKANVSEVMHVIGDIEGRNCVIMDDMIDTAGTLVKAAEVLKERGAKKVYAYCTHPIFSGPAIDRITQGDALDEVVVTNTIPLSDAGRGCTKIRQLSVAPLIGETIQRIAKGESVMSLFSD
- a CDS encoding 50S ribosomal protein L25/general stress protein Ctc gives rise to the protein MNFVAFERAKQGTGASRRLRNSGKTPGIVYGGSAEPQLIEIDHNALWHALKKEAFHSSVLDMELGGQSSKVLLRDVQYHPFKQLVLHIDFQRVDEKTRLHMKVPLHFSGAEESPAVKIDKCMVNPVANELDVTCMPSDLPEFINVDLSKLEKGRSLHLKDIKLPRGVSPVVRGGQQNPVLVSVVVPVAEVEAPAEGAAAPAAAPAKKGKK
- the pth gene encoding aminoacyl-tRNA hydrolase encodes the protein MIKLFVGLGNPGPDYDATRHNAGFWWIDGLARELKVHLVPERAYHGFVARANVNGQSVWLLQPQTFMNLSGKSVASLARFFKILPEEILVAHDELDIVPGQAKLKRGGSHAGHNGLRDIHAQLGSADYWRLRIGIGHPGVKAEVPHWVLKKPSPDHRAQIEDSIAHSLKAHPAMLAGDMERATLLVHTTKPPRPKPPRPEGIAPGSLSKE
- a CDS encoding YfhL family 4Fe-4S dicluster ferredoxin, with the protein product MALMITDECINCDVCEPECPNHAIYLGETTYEIAPDKCTECVGHFDEPQCVQICPVACIPVNPAHVESRETLWQKYQRLTGAPLPEKLA
- a CDS encoding ABC transporter permease; its protein translation is MGLFLLKRLLTLAATLAGASAVVFLVLEILPGNAAQVMMGPDASPEAVAALAARLGLDQPAPVRYLHWVGGLLSGHLGDSHAYGTPVIDLVLERLALTVPLALMAMAITTVLSLLAGVYAASHHRRWGDVGVMGLAQIGIAIPNFWFAILLILLFSVKLQWFSAGGFPGWTEASGGSPLAALQALLLPAVSLAVVQAAILARITRSAVLEVLREDFVRTARAKGLTQRAALWGHVLRNAMIPVVTVMGLQFANLLAGTIVVENVFYLPGLGRLIFQSIANRDLVVVRNCVMLLAAMVIVVNFAVDLLYAAIDPRVKASDL
- a CDS encoding ABC transporter permease; the protein is MQPPPPTAGRPAPSGAWRRALRHPSFALGAGLSLLLVLAALLSFVWTPGSPYDMDMESALRPPGAAHWLGTDAFGRDVASLLLVGARNSILVGVIAVGIGLTVGTALGLLAAARRGWVEEAVMRLADFTFAFPAILSAIMLTAVWGAGVVNSIIAIGIFNIPTFARVTRASAKAVWAREYVLAARACGRGPWRITLEHVLPNIAAVLIVQATIQFALAILAEAALSYLGLGTQPPQPSWGRMLSEAQTLMFQAPLLAVWPGLAIALAVLGLNLLGDGLRDLLDPRVARRR